From a region of the Phaseolus vulgaris cultivar G19833 chromosome 6, P. vulgaris v2.0, whole genome shotgun sequence genome:
- the LOC137831081 gene encoding reticulon-like protein B8 isoform X2 has protein sequence MSEKITAENLIESLVDTFVEKKKSVSFFQGEKSDSVSSQINRLFGREKPVHHILGGGKSADVLLWRNKKISASVLTSATVVWVLFEWLNYHFLTLLCFALVVVMLAQFVFSNASGFFNRAPSDVPRLVVPEELFVNIATAVGGEVNRGLRFLQDVACGANLKQFLIVGLHLCSDTLVFSCCRSFVCWCCDWGLVQFHICHLYWFCCCTYTSNFL, from the exons ATGTCTGAGAAAATCACAGCTGAGAACCTTATTGAAAGTCTTGTGGACACATTTGTAGAGAAGAAAAAATCTGTATCATTCTTTCAGGGTGAGAAGTCAGACTCAGTGAGTTCCCAGATCAATAGACTATTTGGACGCGAGAAACCAGTGCACCATATTTTAGGGGGTGGAAAAT CTGCTGATGTCTTGTTATGGAGGAACAAGAAGATTTCTGCTAGTGTTTTAACTAGTGCAACGGTTGTATGGGTGCTTTTTGAATGGCTTAACTATcattttcttactcttttatGCTTCGCATTGGTTGTTGTAATGCTTGCACAGTTTGTATTTTCAAATGCTTCTGGCTTTTTCAACAG AGCGCCATCTGATGTACCCCGTCTTGTTGTCCCTGAAGAACTCTTTGTGAATATTGCAACTGCAGTTGGTGGTGAGGTTAACCGGGGCTTGAGGTTTCTTCAAGATGTTGCTTGTGGAGCaaatctgaagcagtttctTATTGTGGGTTTGCATTTATGTTCAGACACTTTGGTATTTTCAT GTTGTAGGAGCTTTGTTTGCTGGTGCTGTGATTGGGGGCTGGTGCAATTTCATATCTGTCATCTATATTG